The segment ATAACAGTGACAAGGTGGGCCAGAAAACTGTTGTCCTTTGGTCTGCATTCAAATGCATGTAAGGCTTTAGACCAAAGTAAGAAGGAAACAACCTCAACAAAGATGTGATGTTAAATAAAAACTGGTATACAGATAACATCAGTAGCTTTCTGTCAACTAAtccttaatttttctttgctatgATAATTGCTTTCTAGAAGTAACAAACTGTGGTGAATCTAGTCTATCTGGACATCAACAACAGACTGTATAGATAGTGGTACAACTActgagaaaactggaaatgtAGGGGATTAGCCCAGCATGGCAAAGTGACCTTTACTTTATGCCAAGTCTGTGATGGGGTTCTTCTCAGGTTTGTCTTCAGACCACTCCTACTTAATTTCTTCATTAGCAGTCTTGATACACACACAATACAAAAAGAGTCTGCGTGCAGATAAAAGTTCTGGAGTTCTGAATGAGCAATGTCACAGAGCAGGATAAGAAGAGAAGTCATGAAGGAAAAACTAATCTGGAGACTACAGAAACAGGATTACATTGAATACTGCAATGCACATCAGAGGACCAATGTTAATATGCTCTATTATAAACACAGGATGAAAAGAACATATGCAAGTTATTTTCAGGTTTAAAGTGCCACCGAAATGCATTAACAGAATGCTGCCTATGAATCACTGATATGGTAACTGGTCTTCAGACTCAGGTTGAATcaaaactagaagaaaaagaggatgaGGAGAGCAGTATCTTCTGCTGTAtcagaagaaaaggcagctgtAGGAGTAGGGGTGCAGGTTTTTGCTCATGCATGAAAAGCTCTGGGAGGAGATGCAGAACTGCATCTCTGGAACTGCTGCACCTGGCATACACGGGCACAGGCACAGCAGGGCCTGTGCACAGACCTTCCTTATTTAGTCCATCACCTCTTTTGTCATTCCTATACTCCTTTTACCAGCTCAGCTGAAGGCTGAAGGAAACTGAATTCTGGTTGTTTCCCTCTAGGCTCTAACTGataaaaacaattagaaaagtGCAAAactactgcattaaaaataatgtgagCAAACAGCACCAGAAACAGTCAGATACTTAGAGAATTCAATCAGAGTAACCATCTaaccagctctgctttcaaaatgaaCTCAGAatgttcccttttccttcccaatgGGTATCCACTcttaatgtgtttcttttccctcaatCAAACATTATAAACCACAGATGTTATAACCATTATAACCATGGACTTACTGTGTTTCTTGGTGTGTGACTTTGGGGTATgatcttgtgtttttttcacatCTGAAGAATCTgtagagaggaaaatgaagccTATTTGTAAATTTGATTAAAGGTTTTCCATTGACTAGCAggttgaaagaaataaaaccacaaaaaagaatgaatatctCTTTTAAAGATAATCACTTTTCAGAAGGCAATctaagggaggaggaagggggagagttttgttttctgtactgtaTGGTAATCAGCACACTTCACAAAGAGACCATTGATGAATAAAGAATGAACGCAGAGGTAAACATTTGGCTTTTGAAACCTAAATTAGATTAACAAATACCTCACCCCATGCtatgtgtgagagagagaaaaataagagaatcaCGTCTATAAAAGGAGGCCTGAATTGTCCCATTATGTCTTAGTCTTTGCAGAAGCATGTATCTTTGGGGGcttatttgtttctgaagagaTGATCTAATGTGAAATGTATGCGCTGGTACTGATGCACAGAACACCTACCTGACTAAAACATAATGAACTGGCACAGCGCAGTTGTTTGGGGGGCAGGGAGCGGGACTGTGCTGGTAGGAGGTTTTGGCAGCTGGACGTGCATATATTGTTCCATGGCTCGAAGCCACAGAAACAAGCAATTTCTCATTGATGGTGCTTTATCacctgcagccagccccaggAGGAATCGGATTTCTGGCACtaacatttcttcagaaacaaagaaaaagaaaagttctgtCTGTTCCTTGCCATCCCCCACCTGGCAGCCTGACTGCATCCTGCTCTGTAGCTCCAAGGTCTCGCAAAATCTATGGGACTGTCCCAAGAGTGAGGCCCTCCTCTATTTGCTTTTTGGCCTGCTTCATGCATGAATGccacaaagcaaagctgaaggtCCCACGCACGTTTTCCCAGCTTCTATGAATGCAAGATTATCATACTTTTCATGGAAACGGGAcatttgcatttgcaaatgACTCACAGGAAATATTCATTTGCATGGAAACTTGTTGGATTTGCACAAGCAACTGCAATAACTGCATGTGAAAAGGTGGATGCAAAGCTATTCACGCACTTGCTTTATTCATACATAACTGGATGTGTACCCCAAGCAGGGCAGAGAGGATAAGTCCAACCTCCCCTGTTCTGAGCTGACATAATTACTGTCCTTGACCCCCCAAGCATCAAATGCGCTCTGAGTCATTTTGTCTTCCCACTCTCAAAGAGCAGGAACCAGCCTGAACCTTACTCAGCTTGgggggaaaaagtaaaatgaagctTATTTCACTGCCTTTCCTCAAATCACGATTGCCCGATGTTATTAAAAGCCTGTGGGAACACCCGGTGAGGACAGCAGGACCAGGCCCTTTATTTGCCCTCATATTTAAatcctttctattttaaaatccCACAATTTGCTCGCAAATGTTTGTTATGCTCTGTTTAGCTGGAGATTTATTTGTGGAGATTCAGCTGCCTTCTGCCTGGCTAGTGATTTACTCTGGATTTCAGCTGTGTACACAGCCTCTTGCTCTGCCTGCCTCTCACATGGAGACCGGTTTCAAACACACCGTGTTGTGAGGCTGGTGCCTGACAGATGAAAAGAGTTACAATGCAGTTTCAACAAAGCTGTCTTGCAAAACTTGTGACAAAAGGTTGCAGGGTATTTGCATATGATTCAGGAATGAGCCATATTCTTTACGGGATATACAAATTTAGTTTTTACAGGAGGCTGTGCCCTTGGCGTGCCACCCTCGCTCTAGGCTCAAGCAGTCAGCGGGTAAACACACCGCGCCAGAAGCTTGACAGGTCTCTGGTCCCACCAGAGCGCTCTGAACTCCTGGCAGCCATCTTAGCAGAGTGGGTGGAGGCAGcggcaaaagcaaacagaatgggggttttgctgttggttggttgggttgttttttttttttctttttaagatttggctgttttctttctcaagtcAGGTTTTCTTTGTCTCATTAAATTGATTGCCAAGTGTATTCACTTAAGCCACACATCCCAGTAGCAAGCCCAGCAGTGACATGGTGTGTAACCCCAGCAGGGGCACGGTGGGCACTGGGGCAGTCACAGCTCCACAGCCCACAGCGCTCTGCAGAGACAGTGCCTGCAAGGCcacatccccagcagcacaccTCCCTCATTACCCCACAGCTTCTACCTATCACCCTCAGGCCTATCTGCCTGAAAGCCTTCTAAGAGGACTgtgcctttccttccccctttctCGCTGCCTCATGACCTCAGATTCCCTTTTCCCTCCAACCTTGCTCTCGCCTCCATCccgctgcctgcagcaggacgTGCCCTGCAGAGCACCCTGATGTGTGTGCCCTGCCCACGGGGTTTTGATGGGTGCTGCATTAAATGGgtttgctcttttttctgcCCTTTAGCAGACAGATCATATCTCTCCTGTGGCCTTGTGGAGCTCCGAGAAGGGGTGAAATGGCATGCTGGGCTTGCCTAGAGACAGGCTGGGCAGGGGACAACGGGTCTGTCCTACAGTGCCCAGCGGCTGCCCCCAGCCTGCCCCCAAACCTACTTGACATGAACAACCAGCTCAGCGAggaactgcagctgcttctggggAGGAATATGACTATTATTTGCCCACACTTGGCTACCCCACAGAAAAGGAGATGCCTGAGCTGGAACATCTTGTCTCTCTGACACTAACATCTTCCCCTTTGACTCAGTCACTTTAAAAGATATGTGGAGGCAGCAGATTGTTTGATCTTCTTTGTCTTGACAGAGGGAAGAGAGATGCTACGGTAATAATGATAGCTACAAGAGTTGCCAGAATCAGTACTGCTTAGTATAAAACGACTGGAAGCTCAGATTCAATCATGCAGCAGAAGACCACAGAGGCTATTATATGTTGGTAGCTTTGGGAAAAGCAACaattaacaataataattacaaGTTCCTTACCAGGAGGCTGGTGACTTGGTGTTGTCATGGAGATCTGAGCACGACAGAACGTTTTGCTGTCTAACAGCTCTGGGaattaaatagaaaacactTAATGTCTTCTGACAACAATACAACTACTTCAGAAAAGCATGAAGTATGGTGAAGGTAGTTACCTACTGTACTACCATAGCCACTGTCATACAGGTAGTTGTCTTCTTTCCAGGACACCATTAATGATGGATCTGAAGGTGAAGAGCAACAAGGAAAATTAGATCAACAAAATGACATAAGGATGAATATTGAACCCAGTATGAACAAAGCAGCAAGAAGTGCACAAAAGGAACagtgaaaagaactgaaaattgaAGGGGCTAAGTGGAAAATTACTTCCTTTCTCTCAAACTGTGAATTAGGGTTTCCATACTCAGGCAAACGTACTTGCACAAAGCACTGACTTACAAAATAACATAgctgccttttccctttcctggcTAAGGCATCATTTATGCCTGCCATTGAAGGAATTTTCCTATGTCAGAACAGCCCTAATTCTACCCAATCCAGTCCTGAAGTTTCAGCCCCTGGTGATTACGACAGTTCTTTGGTGCCATGGGAATGAAAGTGCTCTCAAATATCTAGTAGAACAAGAGAATGCTTATAATGAGTATTTATTTCTATCATACTGGAACTCGAAAGTCCCCTCTGAGACAGAGCTTCATGTGTAAGCACATGGTGAGAAACATCAAAGCATAACCAGCATGTAAGTCCCCACCCTTAACCCAAAAGCCACTAGTAAGCTTAAAGTGTAATATGACTTAATGACCTTCTGGTCAGGTGGATCAATACATACAGAAGCATTGTCTTTATAAGCTGTACACTGAGCAGAAAATTACAGGAAATTACTCTTTTTACAGTGCATTTTTGAGGTTAGAAGctttaaaaacttatttttcttttgaactcaAGCTCAGAAAGGACGAGTTCTGAAGTTCAGAtctgtgttttacttttttttttttttttttttaatgttcatataaatggggaaaagggggaagagTTATAGCTAAATAATCATGGTTGGCTGAGTTACCATTTATGACATAGGAATTTAGCAGGCATGCTAAGTAATAGCTGCATGTTTGGGCACTCAGAGCTTGTGTTCCTACAATAGCACACACCCTTTGCTTGTTTGGACACCTGATCTGCCCAGTGTTACCTCTGAAAACAGGCCTTAGCCAGCCAGAATGTGGGGAGACAGCTTGTCTTCACATTTCATACTATTTCAGTGCCTACAAGGCAGGCTTTCCCCCTAAACCACCAGCCCATCTCTGCCAGCTCACATGGAGTCCCAGTCTGCACCAGTCCACGCCACCCCACCACATGGCAGAGCGAGGAACACAGTCAGTAGTGGGCTTTGATCTTTCCAGGATGTGTGGCAGAAGTACCCTGCAGAACCCTGTGCATCTCTACTGGAAGGAGAGACTAACATTATACCAGGATCTCATAAATCAAGACTTAGAGAATTACTGTGGTTACTCACAGGGCAAGCATCAAGGCCACTGGATGCATGTCACCCATGCCATGCGGGCATAGGCAGGGAGTGAACTGCCATGCTTGTTTGCTGCAAGGAGAAGGTGAAGAGTGTTCCTGGCTGGGGAGGCTGTGCTCCTCTGGGTTCAATGAATGAACTGGCTGGCAGTATTTGTCAGAGACACCTCACACTATGAGTCTGTACTCCTGCTGCCAGGAGATACTAAAATGTGCCTATTGAATACATCTACAGACAAAGATGCTGGGACCATTGTGTTAGGTAATGTTCAGATACAGACAGAGCTGTCCTGGGAAAGAAATTCACACAATAATTGTGTCGAAAGTGCACTGAGCCAAACTGAAGTTCTTTCCCCGGAGAAACAAAGCCCTGGCAGGAAAAGCATCTAACTACAAATACAATGGAATAAGAGactgctgcaggaaaaatgCAGACTTAGTCAATCCGAAATACTACTAAGAATTTCAGTTTCACTGAAACTCAAACAAATgcaacattttgcattttttcaatCCAATATGTTTGGTTTGGAAATATCTTCACATTTCAAAGCACTAACAGCACTTCATCGcgaaatatttttcctcttaagaaaaaagccaacaacttAAAATTCTGTGAATCATTTTGCAGTCTGCTGAATGAAGCAAAGAATGATGTTATCTGTACAGCTGCGCTCTCTGACCACTGCGCACTACAGTAACTCTGCACGTTACTGTAGGCCAGTGGTGTTACATTATTATCCCAGCAAAAGTGGCCATATGAGAAGGTATTATGGCATTACCTGAAGCTTCAAAAAATGACTGACTGAtatctgtgttatttctttaattctgtgTGAAACACTTGACACTGCAATGAATGCTGCTgtgatctctctctctcttggaATGGACAACTTCCCCTTTTTGTCTACACAAAGAGATAAGTCACCCAACAATTACTTACCTGTTTGCTCTGTCTTCACAATGACATTATGAGGTTGGTACATGTCACTTCCACACTGCCCTGCAAGAAAGCATACGGCAGATAGGACATGTGACAACAAGCACTGAAGAATTAAATATACAGCTCCAAGCACAAATAGCTACAATTGAGTCAGAGAGCTAATTCTAGAGTGGGGTACAAACCCTTCTCCTTGATCCTTCTGCCTTATACATGACATGTGATACAGTAATACTGTCAGTTAGGCATAAGCAATACAACAGACAAAGCAAATGAGATTTGCCAGGAAGCGGCTCCTGAAGATTCCAAAATTCAGACAAGTGTACATGCATCTCTATCCCCATGTAGCTTACTGTCTACTTACCATTCCATTTTAGGTGCTGAAGGTTACTATAAAGCAGCTGCCCGGCTGTCCCAGCTGCCTGAGTGAACTCCTGCAGGCTCATGCTGCACAGATGTTCCCCATTGATATCAAACTCCTGGAAGGGTATGCAGTTGGCATCCAGTTGGTTGGTATCaaggagatgctgcagccaCTCCCAGACCTGAAACTTTGTCCAGTACTGAGGATGTATCTCATGCCACTGGGTTCCATAGAAACTGCTGGacactggagaagaaaatggataTTAACTGGCTCCATTGAGACCATGGGATTATAGCGAGGATAGAAAAGTTACATAGCTAAATTTCATGTCTTGGAATTCCACAAACTTAGACTCTTTTCAGTCTTTAACACTAGCTCAGTAGCTACTGCTggagaaaaactttttttttttttaaattttttttactcagttttccaattaaaaatgaaagatactACTTTACACCTCTCTTAAGACGTTGAATGAGTAGGAACGAATTCAGTAATGTTGGTTAAATATACCAAAAATTCTTTGGAGCAAGATAAAGTGCAGAAGCACTGTCACAAAGGAGTGTTGATCTGTGCGTGGGAAAAGTGTTCTAGTACatcagaaaatgatgaaaaagcCTTGCAAAATCCACATAATGAGCAGTGGAATTTTGTTTGTATAAAGACTGAATATGAATTGTGGAATTCAGCCAATGAACACTAAAAACAAGGCACTCTTAAACTGCTCTAATGTAAAAATCTATCAGTACGGCCTACACTATCGGGACAGAGCTGACCTTCTAACAACTGTACGTTATCTTTGTAGTCTGGTAAGATGATTTCTGAATAGAATTGTAAAACTCATTTTGAAATTAAGGGAGCTGCCTAATTTTCTTCTTAGGATGTCTGAATCTTTTCTTGGTCAGTCTTTCAAACCACCCTCAGTTGTATGTCACTGCATGACAATAATTTATGTGTACAAATGAAAGTAAACATATGCGGGGACAGGATAATTACACAAGATAAGATGTAAGATATACAAAGGTAGGACTGCCTTGATCCAGCCTCTCAGAAAAGCTAGCAAAAGGAGTTTGGTGCAATTTATTCCTTGGGAAAGGAGGACAGTGGAGAAGGCCAGGCAGAGACAGCGACATGATAAAATGTTCAGAAGAGCAAGAAGGTTCATTTAAGGATGAGAGAACTACAGACTGCAGAGGAGGTTAAAttatgagaaaaggaaatactgcCGTGGCCAGGCTCTGAGTTAGCTCCACTCCAGCACATGGCTTCTCTCATTGGTACCAGTCTG is part of the Coturnix japonica isolate 7356 chromosome 5, Coturnix japonica 2.1, whole genome shotgun sequence genome and harbors:
- the EHF gene encoding ETS homologous factor, with product MILEGAGRMSINSSSNLLHQQPSWTDGYSTCNVSSSFYGTQWHEIHPQYWTKFQVWEWLQHLLDTNQLDANCIPFQEFDINGEHLCSMSLQEFTQAAGTAGQLLYSNLQHLKWNGQCGSDMYQPHNVIVKTEQTDPSLMVSWKEDNYLYDSGYGSTVELLDSKTFCRAQISMTTPSHQPPDSSDVKKTQDHTPKSHTKKHNPRGTHLWEFIRDILLNPEKYPGLIKWEDRSEGVFRFLKSEAVAQLWGKKKNNSSMTYEKLSRAMRYYYKREILERVDGRRLVYKFGKNARGWRENEN